One part of the Podarcis muralis chromosome 3, rPodMur119.hap1.1, whole genome shotgun sequence genome encodes these proteins:
- the LOC144327129 gene encoding poly(A) polymerase gamma-like, which yields MSQQSRHYIVLTASSSTEEHHLEWVGLVESKIRVLVGNMERNECIAIAQVNPQSFPGSKEKFKESDFVSVWFLGIIFKKAENAESVCVDLTYDIQSFTDTVYRQANNISLLKEGMKIEAAHVRKKQLHNYLPADVLQKRKKSMPDISQNIGGPVLRSTSADDGCLGRYRDVGVGTQSRALPPFSSMAKPSSSSSKEAERNAVFQSTNIYTNREKPPNVLQPLMSSQEPDSTVADNMAAPSPSTYSISKAVETDVAPTTAHNHQQHLDGVASASVKNISVNKRGHAPALQDGFKRLKDVGTRSLGDTTLVPTSGTLRSQRLSSKELPDSSSPIPASGVRVVKNSIRLTLNR from the exons ATGTCCCAGCAGAGCAG GCATTATATTGTGTTGACTGCCAGTTCCTCAACTGAAGAACACCATTTGGAATG GGTCGGCCTGGTAGAATCGAAAATCCGCGTGCTTGTTGGAAACATGGAACGGAATGAATGTATTGCAATCGCCCAAGTGAATCCGCAGTCCTTCCCAGGGAGTAAGGAAAAATTCAAAGA GAGCGACTTTGTGTCCGTATGGTTTCTGGGGATAATTTTTAAGAAAGCGGAGAATGCGGAGAGTGTCTGCGTTGACTTAACCTACGATATCCAGTCGTTCACGGACACAG TTTATCGGCAGGCGAATAATATCAGCCTGTTGAAAGAAGGCATGAAGATCGAAGCTGCTCACGTGAGGAAGAAACAGCTCCACAATTACTTGCCTGCAGACGTCTTGCAGAAGAGGAAAAAG AGTATGCCAGACATAAGCCAAAACATTGGTGGACCTGTGTTGAGAAGCACATCTGCGGACGACGGCTGCTTGGGCAGGTACAGGGATGTAGGCGTTGGGACACAATCCAGGGCTCTTCCCCCTTTCAGCAGCATGGCAAAACCCAGCAGCAGTTCTTCAAAAGAAGCTGAAAG GAATGCTGTCTTTCAAAGTACCAACATCTATACTAACAGAGAGAAGCCACCGAACGTCCTTCAGCCTTTGATGTCTTCTCAAG AGCCGGATTCCACAGTTGCAGATAACATGGCTGCACCTTCTCCAAGCACCTACAGCATCTCCAAGGCTGTAGAGACAGATGTGGCTCCCACAACTGCCCATAACCATCAGCAGCATCTGGATGGAGTGGCTTCTGCAAGCGTGAAAAACATTTCCGTGAACAAAAGAGGTCACGCACCTGCCTTGCAAGACGGGTTCAAACGGCTGAAAGATGTGGGAACG CGCAGCCTTGGAGACACCACGCTGGTTCCAACTTCTGGCACATTAAGATCACAG AGGCTTTCCAGTAAAGAGTTACCAGATTCATCCTCTCCGATTCCAGCAAGCGGAGTTCGTGTTGTCAAAAACTCCATCAGGCTGACGCTCAACCGATAG
- the LOC114594896 gene encoding poly(A) polymerase gamma isoform X1, protein MKETCGNYLENQPQRHYGVTAPISLAPPREIDYIHTQKLIEAMKPFGVFEDEEELGRRIVVLSKLNNLVKEWIVEVAEKKNLPSSVSSRCGGKIFTFGSYRLGVHTKGADIDALCVAPRHVERSDFFQLFFEKLKLKDGIRNLRAVEDAYVPVIKFEFDGIEIDLVFARLAVPILSDNLDLRDNSHLGSLDIRCIRSLNGCRVTDEILHLVPDKENFRLTLRAIKLWAKRRGIYSNMLGFLGGVSWAMLVARTCQLYPNALASTLVHKFFLVFSRWEWPNPVLLKEPEESNLNLPAWDPRVNPSDRYHLMPIITPAYPQQNSTYNVSTSTRAVMVEEFKYGLVVTDEILQGKSDWSKLLEPSNFFQKYKYV, encoded by the exons ATGAAGGAGACTTGCGG AAATTATTTGGAGAACCAGCCGCAAAGGCACTACGGGGTCACTGCTCCAATTAGCTTGGCTCCTCCGAGGGAAATAGATTACATCCACACACAGAAGCTGATTGAAGCCATGAAGCCTTTTGGTGTATTTGAAGATGAGGAAGAGCTTGGTCGCAG GATAGTTGTTCTCAGTAAGCTAAATAATTTGGTCAAAGAGTGGATTGTGGAGGTTgcagagaagaag AACCTCCCATCTTCAGTCTCATCACGTTGTGGTGGCAAGATTTTTACGTTTGGTTCCTATCGGCTTGGAGTCCACACAAAAG GTGCTGATATAGATGCTCTCTGTGTTGCCCCTAGACATGTGGAAAGGTCCGACTTCTTCCAGTTGTTCTTTGAGAAGCTAAAGCTCAAAGATGGCATCAGGAACTTAAGA GCAGTAGAAGATGCATATGTACCAGTCATCAAGTTTGAATTTGATGGTATtgag ATCGATCTTGTATTTGCGAGGCTGGCTGTGCCAATCTTGTCTGATAACCTGGATCTTCGGGACAACTCGCATCTGGGAAGCCTTGATATAAGGTGTATTCGGAGCTTAAATG GTTGCAGAGTCACTGATGAAATACTTCATTTAGTACCAGACAAGGAGAACTTCAGGCTGACGCTCAGAGCAATTAAGCTGTGGGCAAAAC GGCGTGGGATTTATTCAAATATGCTGGGATTTCTTGGTGGTGTTTCTTGGGCCATGTTGGTGGCGAGGACGTGTCAGCTGTATCCGAATGCCTTGGCTTCAACGCTGGTTCATAAATTCTTCCTGGTTTTCTCTAGGTG GGAATGGCCCAATCCAGTCTTGTTGAAAGAGCCCGAAGAGAGCAACCTCAACTTGCCGGCCTGGGACCCCAGG GTGAATCCATCAGACAGGTATCACCTGATGCCCATCATCACCCCAGCGTATCCACAACAGAACTCCACGTATAATGTGTCGACTTCAACCAGAGCGGTAATGGTAGAAGAATTCAAATACG GTCTTGTGGTTACAGATGAGATTCTTCAAGGGAAATCAGACTGGTCAAAGCTGCTTGAGCCGTCCAACTTCTTTCAAAAGTACAAGTATGTGtga
- the LOC114594896 gene encoding poly(A) polymerase gamma isoform X2, with translation MKETCGNYLENQPQRHYGVTAPISLAPPREIDYIHTQKLIEAMKPFGVFEDEEELGRRIVVLSKLNNLVKEWIVEVAEKKNLPSSVSSRCGGKIFTFGSYRLGVHTKGADIDALCVAPRHVERSDFFQLFFEKLKLKDGIRNLRAVEDAYVPVIKFEFDGIEIDLVFARLAVPILSDNLDLRDNSHLGSLDIRCIRSLNGCRVTDEILHLVPDKENFRLTLRAIKLWAKRRGIYSNMLGFLGGVSWAMLVARTCQLYPNALASTLVHKFFLVFSRW, from the exons ATGAAGGAGACTTGCGG AAATTATTTGGAGAACCAGCCGCAAAGGCACTACGGGGTCACTGCTCCAATTAGCTTGGCTCCTCCGAGGGAAATAGATTACATCCACACACAGAAGCTGATTGAAGCCATGAAGCCTTTTGGTGTATTTGAAGATGAGGAAGAGCTTGGTCGCAG GATAGTTGTTCTCAGTAAGCTAAATAATTTGGTCAAAGAGTGGATTGTGGAGGTTgcagagaagaag AACCTCCCATCTTCAGTCTCATCACGTTGTGGTGGCAAGATTTTTACGTTTGGTTCCTATCGGCTTGGAGTCCACACAAAAG GTGCTGATATAGATGCTCTCTGTGTTGCCCCTAGACATGTGGAAAGGTCCGACTTCTTCCAGTTGTTCTTTGAGAAGCTAAAGCTCAAAGATGGCATCAGGAACTTAAGA GCAGTAGAAGATGCATATGTACCAGTCATCAAGTTTGAATTTGATGGTATtgag ATCGATCTTGTATTTGCGAGGCTGGCTGTGCCAATCTTGTCTGATAACCTGGATCTTCGGGACAACTCGCATCTGGGAAGCCTTGATATAAGGTGTATTCGGAGCTTAAATG GTTGCAGAGTCACTGATGAAATACTTCATTTAGTACCAGACAAGGAGAACTTCAGGCTGACGCTCAGAGCAATTAAGCTGTGGGCAAAAC GGCGTGGGATTTATTCAAATATGCTGGGATTTCTTGGTGGTGTTTCTTGGGCCATGTTGGTGGCGAGGACGTGTCAGCTGTATCCGAATGCCTTGGCTTCAACGCTGGTTCATAAATTCTTCCTGGTTTTCTCTAGGTGGTAA